The Chryseobacterium suipulveris genome window below encodes:
- a CDS encoding T9SS type A sorting domain-containing protein codes for MKKFYLLAFLSLSFLGNAQFTKIMDLSGDVKPGMYDIINNYNIWNNKLFTFTIEDGTNDLLVKVTDGTVAGTKLVKRISKPAAYSSWSPYATKPAGNGLYFKIGTVDNAGNNICELWFTDGTEANTRLISNNSYLEIGGSHMVTVIKHRDVQPSNIGDLFFFWKATGTTSNTPMTLWKTDGTSAGTSQVSSSIFNLANNLEEFDYGITFNGYYYFRGGNGTTNYNHLYRTDGTAVETIKQFPLTLSGTGIDRMGTVFKNKLFFVATTEVGVNGSSYTQTEVWETDGTEVGTKMFYNFKGNDSGMEKFEVNDRFSFRKTDHLMLLKSLENTSTVYYTDGTSAGTAIAFSGVDAQPARVITGNNSAYFLRLNSNNDTPKRVNALIGFPPVAYSFDKKIFSEEGKVLNNTLWFMNKDTYSSYNVIPWRSTGTDTTTFATANSNFGMGGFGAKTFILNNELYFITNYLGFMNMSLYKFNPDYTFTNAAGDNNWSNVNNWVAKNIPLNNDNVTIPAAFSPNINGAAFANDLTVNSPLNISTGSLNISGNLNLGANITLNNNNLNLKGGSSNVSRTAMASGHYIVTNGTGTVNIENLDAARGTVNLPIGTATNYNPISISNSGTSDTFSARVSDGISNTTNGAVNSTWEISEATAGGSNVNLSLGWNASQENSSFSRNSAKVGHYLNGSWNEENSGTVSGTDPFTISATGITSFSPFSVMNFGALATHNSIKNGVEVYPNPFSELLNISCLENGTVSFYDMSGKLVSTEFLVKGTNLLNKSNLQKGIYIYQIKGKDGNVVANGKIIKK; via the coding sequence ATGAAAAAATTTTACTTATTAGCATTTCTTTCCTTGTCATTTTTGGGAAATGCGCAGTTTACGAAAATAATGGATTTATCCGGTGATGTAAAACCTGGAATGTATGACATTATTAATAATTATAACATCTGGAACAACAAGCTCTTCACTTTCACTATAGAAGACGGTACAAACGATTTGCTGGTAAAAGTTACCGACGGAACTGTTGCCGGAACAAAGCTTGTCAAGAGAATCTCAAAACCTGCCGCCTATTCTTCCTGGTCTCCATACGCAACAAAGCCTGCCGGAAACGGACTGTATTTTAAAATAGGAACTGTGGATAATGCAGGAAACAATATATGTGAACTATGGTTTACCGACGGTACAGAAGCCAACACAAGACTCATCAGCAACAACAGTTATCTGGAAATTGGAGGATCGCATATGGTTACCGTAATTAAGCATCGGGATGTGCAGCCCTCAAATATTGGAGACCTGTTTTTCTTCTGGAAAGCGACGGGAACAACTTCCAACACCCCTATGACGCTTTGGAAAACCGACGGAACTTCGGCGGGAACTTCACAGGTTTCTTCATCCATCTTTAATTTAGCTAACAACCTGGAGGAATTTGATTATGGGATTACGTTTAATGGTTATTACTATTTCAGAGGCGGAAACGGCACCACCAACTATAACCATCTTTACAGAACCGACGGAACTGCTGTCGAAACCATTAAACAATTTCCTCTAACACTTTCAGGCACCGGAATAGACAGAATGGGAACGGTTTTCAAAAATAAACTGTTCTTCGTCGCCACTACCGAAGTAGGTGTTAATGGAAGCAGCTATACTCAAACAGAAGTGTGGGAAACCGACGGAACGGAGGTAGGAACCAAAATGTTCTATAATTTTAAAGGGAATGATAGTGGAATGGAAAAATTTGAAGTCAACGACAGATTTAGCTTCAGAAAAACCGATCACCTGATGTTGCTCAAATCGCTGGAAAACACATCAACTGTTTATTATACAGACGGAACTTCTGCCGGGACCGCAATAGCTTTTAGCGGTGTTGACGCTCAACCTGCAAGAGTAATTACAGGCAATAATTCAGCTTATTTTTTAAGGTTGAATAGCAACAACGATACCCCAAAAAGAGTGAATGCCCTCATTGGATTTCCTCCTGTCGCGTATTCTTTCGACAAAAAAATATTTTCAGAAGAAGGCAAAGTCCTCAACAACACGCTTTGGTTTATGAATAAGGACACTTATAGTTCTTACAATGTGATACCATGGCGCTCCACAGGAACCGACACTACTACTTTTGCCACAGCCAATTCTAATTTTGGTATGGGTGGTTTCGGAGCGAAAACCTTTATATTGAATAACGAGCTTTATTTCATCACCAATTACTTAGGGTTTATGAATATGTCGCTGTACAAATTCAATCCCGATTATACCTTTACTAATGCAGCGGGAGACAACAACTGGTCCAACGTAAATAACTGGGTTGCGAAAAATATTCCTTTAAACAATGATAATGTAACGATTCCTGCTGCTTTTTCTCCAAATATCAATGGAGCAGCTTTTGCAAATGACCTTACCGTAAATTCGCCATTAAACATTTCCACCGGAAGTCTCAATATTTCAGGAAATTTAAATTTAGGCGCAAACATTACCTTAAACAACAACAATCTTAATTTAAAGGGCGGAAGTTCAAACGTTTCAAGAACTGCCATGGCTTCAGGTCACTACATCGTCACCAACGGAACCGGAACCGTAAACATCGAAAACCTCGATGCAGCAAGAGGTACGGTAAATCTGCCAATCGGAACGGCAACCAATTACAATCCAATTTCAATTTCAAATTCAGGGACTTCCGACACTTTTTCGGCAAGAGTTTCTGACGGAATCTCAAACACGACAAACGGTGCGGTAAATTCCACCTGGGAAATCTCTGAAGCAACCGCGGGCGGAAGCAACGTCAATCTGTCTTTGGGATGGAACGCTTCCCAGGAAAATTCGTCCTTCTCAAGAAATTCCGCAAAAGTCGGTCATTATTTAAACGGAAGCTGGAACGAAGAAAATTCGGGAACAGTTTCAGGAACGGATCCGTTTACAATCTCAGCAACGGGAATTACCAGTTTCTCGCCATTTTCTGTGATGAATTTCGGGGCGTTGGCAACACATAATTCCATAAAAAATGGAGTAGAAGTTTATCCGAATCCATTCAGTGAATTGCTGAATATTTCTTGCTTAGAAAACGGAACAGTAAGTTTCTATGACATGTCCGGAAAACTGGTTTCCACAGAATTTTTGGTTAAAGGAACGAACCTTTTAAACAAATCTAACTTACAAAAAGGAATCTACATTTATCAGATTAAAGGAAAAGATGGAAACGTAGTTGCAAACGGGAAAATTATTAAAAAATAG
- a CDS encoding T9SS type A sorting domain-containing protein has product MKYIYTAFLVLCYSLVSSQTKLIQYMTRVPDASHFINYKTDIWQNKVFYKSQGYLMYFDGINLPKVVKKTNDNAFYSNQFKSTTNWMYFTDKNPTTNLIELWRTDGTDANTIKLDEATSIIINQVGSGYSYQTAILYDSELNGQFFYFKNNSLYKTDGSVSTLIKSNLYRQGTYFICNNAFYFYNYNSSTNTEHGIYKYDGAVLENIYPVVMDYTVVANSISYLLGKFGNKILFAGIYNKVKGFYSIDTVTGSVVLELPTEYLSDADWNNVSGSISKDGIYLKLSVTKNNATTYGIYRFGADGLIKIIDTYDLNVKQFVCNDNLIYLVYTKNSESNTSLYFRKMTLSGNLISESRIKDISNMNTSAKFGFFRDSYWFQYSLPNIADFELWRTDGTNENTVQVQNIDESQNMSSGPTNFFVLNDRLYFFGSKSYMPCLYEFAGDFTFNNNKQDNNWNNKENWNSLLLPSSVDDANIPNSQNLQINGSAFAKNLNVSSPIDISSGSLNISGNIDLGAKITLNGNNLNLKGSDSKITNANSTNYIITNGTGTVNVENLDAARGTVNLPIGTATNYNPISISNSGTSDTFSARVSDGIQNTTNGAVNSTWEISEATAGGSNVNVTLGWNASQENSSFSRNSAKVGHYLNGTWNEENSGSVSGTDSFTISATGITSFSPFSVMNFGALAANNISKNQVSVYPNPFSDNLNISTDENASIYLYDLSGKLISKEFLVKGSNSLNKSSLQKGIYFYQIKGKDGNMVSSGKIIKK; this is encoded by the coding sequence ATGAAATATATTTATACAGCATTTTTAGTCTTATGTTATTCTCTAGTTAGCTCTCAAACTAAGCTTATCCAATATATGACTAGGGTACCAGACGCAAGTCATTTTATAAATTATAAGACGGATATTTGGCAAAATAAAGTATTTTATAAGTCACAAGGATACTTAATGTATTTTGATGGCATTAATTTACCTAAAGTTGTAAAAAAGACAAATGATAATGCTTTTTATTCTAACCAGTTTAAATCTACAACAAACTGGATGTACTTTACTGATAAAAATCCTACAACGAATCTTATTGAATTATGGAGAACTGATGGTACCGATGCTAATACAATAAAACTTGATGAGGCCACATCGATTATTATAAATCAAGTTGGTTCAGGTTATTCGTATCAAACCGCAATTTTATACGATTCAGAACTAAACGGACAATTTTTCTATTTTAAAAATAATTCATTGTATAAAACAGATGGGTCCGTTTCTACACTTATAAAAAGTAATCTTTATAGACAAGGAACTTATTTTATTTGTAACAATGCATTTTATTTTTACAATTATAATAGTAGTACAAATACAGAGCACGGAATTTATAAATATGACGGTGCAGTGCTTGAAAATATCTATCCAGTAGTTATGGATTATACTGTAGTTGCTAATTCAATAAGTTACTTGCTTGGTAAATTTGGTAATAAAATATTATTTGCGGGTATATATAATAAAGTAAAAGGTTTCTATAGTATAGATACAGTGACAGGCAGTGTTGTATTGGAATTGCCTACAGAGTACTTGTCAGATGCAGATTGGAACAATGTTTCAGGATCAATCTCAAAAGATGGCATCTATCTTAAACTTTCTGTAACTAAAAATAATGCAACAACATATGGTATCTATCGTTTTGGAGCGGATGGTTTAATAAAAATTATAGATACATATGATTTAAATGTTAAACAATTTGTGTGCAATGATAATTTGATCTATTTAGTTTACACAAAAAATAGTGAATCTAATACCTCTTTGTATTTTAGGAAAATGACTTTATCAGGAAATTTAATTTCAGAATCCAGAATAAAGGACATTTCAAATATGAATACGAGTGCAAAATTTGGATTTTTTAGAGATTCCTACTGGTTTCAATATTCATTACCAAATATTGCAGATTTTGAATTATGGAGAACGGATGGAACAAATGAAAATACAGTGCAGGTACAAAATATTGACGAAAGCCAAAATATGAGTTCTGGGCCAACAAATTTTTTTGTTCTAAACGACAGGCTGTATTTCTTTGGCTCTAAAAGCTATATGCCGTGCCTTTATGAATTTGCTGGGGATTTTACATTCAACAATAATAAGCAGGATAATAATTGGAATAACAAAGAAAATTGGAATAGCTTGTTATTGCCTTCATCTGTAGACGATGCAAATATCCCTAACTCTCAAAATTTGCAAATTAACGGAAGTGCTTTTGCTAAAAATCTTAACGTTTCTTCACCCATTGATATATCTTCTGGCTCACTCAACATTTCTGGAAATATAGATTTAGGAGCAAAAATCACCCTAAATGGAAACAATCTAAACCTAAAAGGCAGCGATTCTAAAATTACAAATGCCAATTCCACCAACTACATCATTACCAACGGAACAGGAACGGTAAACGTAGAAAACCTCGACGCAGCAAGAGGAACAGTAAATCTGCCAATCGGAACAGCAACTAATTACAACCCAATTTCAATTTCCAATTCGGGAACTTCCGATACTTTTTCTGCAAGAGTTTCAGATGGAATTCAGAACACGACAAACGGCGCAGTAAATTCCACCTGGGAAATCTCTGAAGCAACTGCAGGCGGAAGCAACGTAAATGTAACTTTGGGATGGAATGCTTCACAGGAAAATTCATCCTTCTCAAGAAATTCCGCGAAAGTGGGACATTATCTAAACGGAACCTGGAATGAAGAAAACTCGGGATCAGTTTCAGGAACCGATTCGTTTACAATCTCTGCAACCGGAATCACAAGTTTCTCGCCATTTTCTGTGATGAATTTTGGGGCGTTGGCTGCGAATAATATTTCTAAAAATCAGGTTTCTGTTTATCCGAATCCATTTTCTGATAATTTAAATATTTCTACAGATGAAAATGCATCAATTTATTTGTATGATTTATCAGGCAAGTTGATTTCAAAAGAATTTTTGGTGAAGGGAAGCAACTCATTGAACAAATCTTCACTCCAGAAGGGAATCTACTTTTATCAGATTAAAGGTAAAGATGGTAATATGGTTTCATCAGGGAAAATTATTAAAAAATAA
- a CDS encoding T9SS type A sorting domain-containing protein, with product MKKIYTILALALTFFCSAQLSQVLPYTSTNGFGTTQTDDTMIYNNEFYGSTAGTVSSVELRKFNGTTITEIKSFPGYYSGSLASTMMLGSFNKTESKLYFITTQTLYNTNYTVNESTSELWVTDGSAAGTLKLLTVTRPGNFAFNIILTDTHYGAFKTNSNYVGDKLIFSTYNTTMVTDGTVAGTKPLTANGIPIPMLSMPGPKLNGKYYFSATDGTLHSTDGTDEGTQNIVSNSVVSVYSPMSMPLNGKFMFWGNNSESGTELWESDGTAAGTKLFYETVPGPETGKIIYGNSIDMANDGKHIYFMLANGTDREVWSTDLTVANTKKIKDANNYLPQLSVLGNGIIYFQENTISPPYLSKIWKSDGTPEGTKQISDVFKSNSMALYQNSLYFQRAENKTTIGSNQVDNNIELWKSDGEPENTRMIFDIYPGGLTSPYVVANKSEPGMFFVLNDVLYFVAKNASGKFIYKFKGDYTFNGVTNNNWSNPNNWNSGVAPGIQDLVNIPAGFNLNIDTNSFGKDVNVSSPLNLSSGNLNIGGYLNLGANITLNNNNLNLKGGNSNISRSTLASGHYIVTNGTGTVNIENLDAARGTVNLPIGTATNYNPISISNSGTSDTFSARVSDGISNTTNGAVNSTWEISEATAGGSNVNLSLGWNASQENSSFSRNSAKVGHYLNGSWNEENSGSVSGTDPFTISATGITSFSPFSVMNFGALASNNISKNQVLVYPNPFNENFTISLNENSVVNFYDISGKLVSSSILLKGNNTLNKSDLQKGVYIYQVKGNSGNVIANGKIIKK from the coding sequence ATGAAAAAGATATACACAATTTTAGCTTTGGCACTGACATTTTTTTGCAGTGCGCAATTGTCGCAAGTTTTACCGTACACCAGTACAAACGGTTTCGGCACAACACAGACCGACGACACGATGATTTATAACAACGAGTTTTACGGATCAACTGCCGGAACTGTATCTTCGGTAGAACTCCGAAAATTCAACGGCACCACGATAACGGAAATAAAAAGTTTTCCAGGGTATTATTCCGGAAGCTTAGCCTCTACCATGATGTTGGGTAGTTTCAATAAAACGGAGAGCAAACTATATTTCATCACTACGCAAACGCTCTACAACACTAATTATACGGTGAACGAAAGCACAAGCGAGTTATGGGTTACAGACGGTAGTGCGGCAGGAACGCTGAAATTGTTAACGGTGACCAGACCTGGCAATTTTGCTTTCAACATTATTTTAACAGATACTCATTATGGTGCGTTCAAAACAAACAGCAATTATGTAGGCGACAAACTTATTTTCTCAACCTACAATACCACAATGGTTACAGACGGTACTGTGGCGGGAACAAAACCTTTAACTGCTAATGGAATTCCTATCCCTATGTTGTCAATGCCGGGACCAAAACTCAACGGGAAGTATTATTTTTCAGCTACAGACGGAACTTTGCACAGTACAGACGGTACAGATGAAGGCACCCAGAACATCGTCTCGAATTCAGTAGTTTCAGTTTACAGTCCTATGAGTATGCCGCTGAATGGAAAATTCATGTTCTGGGGCAACAATTCCGAAAGCGGAACCGAACTTTGGGAATCCGACGGAACTGCTGCCGGAACCAAACTTTTCTATGAGACCGTACCCGGACCTGAAACCGGAAAAATAATTTATGGAAATTCCATCGACATGGCTAATGACGGAAAACACATCTACTTCATGCTTGCTAATGGAACAGACCGCGAAGTGTGGTCAACGGATTTAACGGTAGCAAATACAAAAAAAATAAAAGATGCCAATAATTATCTGCCACAACTTAGTGTTTTAGGCAATGGTATCATTTATTTTCAGGAAAACACTATATCACCGCCTTATTTAAGTAAAATCTGGAAAAGTGATGGAACACCGGAAGGAACTAAACAGATTTCAGATGTCTTCAAAAGCAACTCCATGGCTCTTTATCAAAATTCACTCTACTTTCAAAGAGCTGAAAACAAAACCACTATTGGTAGTAATCAAGTGGATAATAATATTGAACTATGGAAATCCGATGGCGAACCTGAGAATACAAGAATGATTTTTGACATTTATCCTGGCGGATTGACTTCTCCTTATGTCGTAGCGAATAAATCCGAACCAGGTATGTTTTTCGTGCTGAATGATGTACTATACTTTGTTGCAAAAAACGCCTCAGGAAAATTTATCTACAAATTTAAAGGAGATTATACATTTAACGGTGTAACCAACAACAACTGGAGCAATCCTAACAACTGGAATTCTGGCGTGGCTCCAGGAATTCAGGATCTGGTAAACATTCCTGCAGGATTTAATTTAAATATAGACACCAACTCTTTTGGTAAGGATGTTAACGTAAGTTCTCCGCTCAATCTTTCTTCTGGAAACCTAAATATTGGCGGATATTTAAACCTCGGCGCGAACATTACATTAAACAACAACAATCTTAATTTAAAAGGCGGAAATTCAAACATATCAAGAAGCACATTGGCTTCAGGTCACTACATCGTCACCAACGGAACCGGAACCGTAAACATCGAAAACCTCGACGCAGCAAGAGGAACAGTAAATCTGCCAATCGGAACTGCTACAAATTACAACCCGATTTCCATTTCAAATTCAGGGACTTCCGATACTTTTTCGGCAAGAGTTTCCGACGGAATCTCGAACACCACAAACGGCGCGGTAAATTCCACCTGGGAAATTTCGGAAGCAACTGCAGGCGGAAGCAACGTCAATCTGTCTTTGGGATGGAACGCTTCCCAGGAAAATTCGTCCTTCTCAAGAAATTCCGCGAAAGTGGGACATTATCTAAACGGAAGCTGGAATGAAGAAAACTCGGGATCAGTTTCAGGAACCGATCCGTTTACAATCTCTGCAACGGGAATCACAAGTTTTTCGCCATTTTCTGTGATGAATTTCGGGGCGTTGGCTTCGAATAATATTTCTAAAAATCAGGTTTTAGTTTATCCGAATCCGTTTAATGAGAACTTTACTATTTCCTTAAATGAAAATTCGGTGGTGAATTTCTATGACATTTCCGGAAAATTGGTTTCTTCTTCCATTTTATTGAAAGGAAATAATACGCTCAACAAGTCCGACCTTCAGAAAGGAGTTTATATTTATCAGGTAAAAGGAAACTCTGGAAACGTGATTGCAAACGGGAAAATTATAAAGAAATAA
- a CDS encoding acyl-ACP desaturase, translating to MYNKLVRIEVMRTLGKEVGNFISSYLTPVEKIWQPTDFLPDPSADSFKHDVEELQTYAQEMGYDLFVTLIGDCITEEALPSYESWIMGIDGVEQENRTGWSQWVRSWTAEENRHGDLLNKYLYLCGRVNMREIEITTQYLIQDGFDLGTSLDPYRNFVYTSFQETATNISHRRVGTFAKQSGNIKLAKMCGVIAADEARHAKAYKHFVTKIFELDPSEMMLAFEDMMKKKIVMPAHLMRESGQKAGELWAHFSDAAQRAMVYTGQDYINILSELLTDWKIEHISGLNEQAQKAQEYLMKLPSRLQRITDRLATPDLQYQFKWVKS from the coding sequence ATGTACAATAAATTAGTAAGGATTGAAGTGATGAGAACGCTGGGAAAAGAGGTTGGAAACTTTATTTCTTCCTATTTAACCCCGGTTGAGAAAATTTGGCAACCTACTGATTTTCTTCCTGATCCATCTGCGGATTCTTTCAAACATGATGTTGAGGAACTCCAAACTTATGCTCAGGAAATGGGTTATGACCTTTTTGTAACATTAATTGGCGACTGTATTACCGAAGAAGCGTTACCAAGCTACGAATCCTGGATCATGGGAATCGATGGAGTAGAACAGGAAAACCGCACCGGTTGGTCGCAATGGGTGCGAAGTTGGACCGCCGAAGAAAACCGCCATGGAGATTTGCTCAATAAATATCTTTATCTATGCGGTAGAGTAAACATGCGTGAAATTGAAATCACCACGCAATATTTAATTCAGGACGGGTTTGATTTGGGAACTTCCTTGGATCCGTACCGAAACTTTGTTTACACAAGTTTTCAGGAAACGGCAACCAATATTTCCCACAGAAGAGTGGGGACTTTCGCAAAACAAAGCGGGAACATAAAACTTGCCAAAATGTGCGGTGTAATCGCAGCTGACGAAGCACGACACGCAAAAGCTTACAAACATTTTGTCACCAAAATCTTCGAACTCGATCCATCGGAAATGATGCTCGCTTTTGAGGATATGATGAAAAAGAAAATCGTGATGCCTGCACATTTGATGCGGGAAAGCGGCCAAAAAGCCGGCGAACTTTGGGCACATTTTTCTGATGCGGCGCAAAGAGCAATGGTTTACACCGGACAGGACTACATCAATATCCTAAGCGAACTTCTTACCGACTGGAAAATAGAACATATCTCCGGACTCAACGAACAGGCGCAGAAAGCACAGGAATATTTAATGAAACTTCCTTCGCGGCTTCAGCGGATTACCGACCGGCTTGCAACTCCCGACTTGCAGTACCAGTTCAAGTGGGTGAAATCTTAA
- a CDS encoding BT0820 family HAD-type phosphatase — protein sequence MKSNKKLAIDFDGTVVEDAYPGIGKPKTFAFETLKKLQSEGYRLILWTYRHGKTLDEAVEFCRKNGVEFYAVNSSFEGEVFDPSEASRKIDADLFIDDRNLGGFPGWGEIYNIINERIEFRVEGNEVLPYSKMKKEKKKGLFW from the coding sequence ATGAAAAGTAATAAAAAACTAGCCATTGATTTCGACGGAACCGTTGTAGAAGACGCATACCCGGGAATCGGAAAACCAAAAACCTTTGCCTTCGAAACTCTGAAAAAATTACAGTCGGAAGGTTACCGCTTAATCCTGTGGACTTACCGCCACGGAAAAACATTAGACGAAGCTGTAGAATTTTGCCGCAAAAACGGGGTGGAATTTTATGCGGTGAATTCATCATTTGAAGGAGAAGTTTTTGACCCTTCAGAAGCTTCCAGAAAAATTGATGCAGACCTTTTCATCGACGACCGAAACCTCGGCGGATTCCCCGGATGGGGCGAAATCTACAATATCATCAACGAGAGAATTGAGTTCCGTGTCGAAGGAAATGAAGTGCTGCCTTATTCCAAAATGAAAAAAGAAAAAAAGAAAGGACTTTTTTGGTAA
- a CDS encoding four helix bundle protein, which produces MKNDLLQRTFNFGIAVIKFLRNLPDYPEYKMLRFQLLKSCASVGANYEESQAGSSKKDFRNKIRISLREARESNYWLRIIDALSDVKSEELDRLLQESSELKNILGAILRNSKDDENET; this is translated from the coding sequence ATGAAGAATGATTTGTTACAAAGAACCTTTAATTTTGGTATCGCAGTCATCAAGTTTCTGCGAAACTTGCCTGATTATCCTGAATATAAAATGCTAAGATTTCAGCTATTAAAGTCATGTGCTTCAGTTGGTGCAAATTATGAAGAATCACAGGCAGGATCGTCCAAGAAAGATTTTCGTAACAAAATCAGAATTTCTCTTCGAGAAGCGAGGGAATCGAATTATTGGTTAAGAATCATCGATGCTTTAAGCGATGTAAAATCCGAAGAATTAGACCGACTTTTGCAAGAAAGCTCTGAGCTAAAAAATATTCTTGGAGCAATTTTACGGAATTCAAAAGATGACGAAAACGAAACTTAA
- the map gene encoding type I methionyl aminopeptidase, producing the protein MIQLKTLDELRLMRESAQLVSKTLGIIAKEIKPGVTTNHLDKIGAEFIRDHGGEPAFLGMYGFPKNLCISPNAEVVHGIPNDKPLVEGDILSVDCGVYMNGFYGDHAYSFEVGEVAPETKKLLKVTKESLYKGIEQCVRGKRVGDISNAIQTYCEKHGYGVVRELVGHGLGRKMHEDPQVPNYGKKGSGKVLKDGIALAIEPMINLGTHEVKFHDDGWTVTSRDNSPSAHFEHDVCIINGKPVLLSTFKYVHEALGIVSDEEAPFTLDF; encoded by the coding sequence ATGATTCAACTCAAAACCCTCGACGAACTTCGTCTCATGCGTGAAAGCGCGCAACTCGTTTCAAAAACTTTAGGAATTATCGCCAAAGAGATAAAGCCGGGAGTTACCACCAATCACCTCGATAAGATTGGTGCCGAATTTATCCGCGATCACGGTGGCGAACCTGCTTTCCTCGGAATGTATGGATTCCCGAAAAACCTTTGTATTTCACCAAATGCAGAAGTGGTGCACGGAATTCCCAACGACAAACCTTTGGTTGAAGGCGATATCCTTTCCGTTGACTGCGGTGTTTATATGAACGGATTCTATGGCGACCACGCTTATTCTTTTGAAGTTGGAGAGGTCGCTCCCGAAACCAAGAAATTGCTGAAAGTTACCAAAGAATCTCTCTACAAAGGAATCGAACAGTGCGTTCGCGGAAAAAGGGTGGGAGATATTTCCAACGCAATTCAAACTTATTGTGAAAAGCATGGATACGGAGTTGTTCGGGAATTGGTCGGTCACGGTTTGGGAAGGAAAATGCACGAGGATCCGCAAGTTCCCAACTACGGAAAAAAAGGGAGCGGAAAAGTCCTGAAAGACGGCATTGCACTTGCCATCGAACCCATGATCAACCTTGGAACCCACGAAGTAAAATTCCACGACGATGGTTGGACGGTTACTTCCCGCGACAATTCACCTTCAGCACATTTCGAGCACGATGTGTGCATCATCAACGGCAAACCAGTTTTGCTCTCTACCTTCAAATATGTTCACGAAGCTTTGGGAATTGTGAGTGATGAAGAAGCGCCATTTACATTGGATTTTTAA
- the tnpA gene encoding IS200/IS605 family transposase yields the protein MADSNATYTQIHIQFVFAVKFRDSLIQEDWKEELHKYITGIVQNNNHKLLVINSMPDHVHILVGMRPKQSVSDLVMEIKANSSRFINEKKFLSTRFEWQKGYGAFSYGKSQVNDVINYINNQEKHHHKKSFKEEYIEFLTKFDIDFNQEYIFNDLI from the coding sequence ATGGCTGATTCAAACGCTACATACACACAAATACACATCCAATTTGTTTTCGCTGTGAAATTTCGTGATTCATTAATCCAGGAAGATTGGAAAGAAGAACTTCATAAATATATTACAGGAATAGTACAAAATAACAATCACAAATTATTGGTAATAAATTCAATGCCGGATCATGTTCATATCTTGGTTGGAATGAGACCAAAACAATCTGTATCCGATTTGGTAATGGAAATTAAGGCCAATTCTTCTAGATTCATTAATGAAAAAAAATTCTTGTCAACAAGATTTGAATGGCAAAAAGGATATGGAGCTTTTTCTTACGGTAAATCGCAAGTTAATGATGTAATCAACTATATTAATAATCAGGAGAAGCATCATCACAAAAAGTCTTTCAAAGAAGAATATATTGAATTTTTGACAAAATTTGATATTGATTTTAATCAAGAGTATATTTTTAATGATTTAATATAA